In Paracoccus fistulariae, a single window of DNA contains:
- a CDS encoding helix-turn-helix transcriptional regulator has translation MIHEALRLIRVFHDLKQVELAEKLGISKSHISEIEKGNKSPSLDLIQRYATEFKIPVSSIMFFAEELPNAKSGDKIRSKIAGKVIDILRFVERKADAEDAT, from the coding sequence ATGATCCATGAAGCACTAAGGTTGATCCGAGTGTTCCATGACTTGAAACAGGTCGAATTGGCGGAAAAACTCGGCATCTCGAAGTCCCATATTTCAGAGATCGAAAAGGGTAACAAATCTCCCTCTCTCGATCTGATCCAGAGATATGCGACAGAGTTCAAAATTCCGGTTTCGTCTATCATGTTCTTTGCGGAAGAGCTGCCGAACGCCAAGTCTGGCGACAAAATCCGTTCAAAAATTGCGGGCAAAGTCATCGACATTCTGCGTTTCGTTGAAAGGAAAGCAGATGCCGAAGACGCAACCTGA
- a CDS encoding reverse transcriptase family protein — translation MPKTQPEEGYQLKDSPFFRLRSRKQLAKILRVSADTLDEISHRNDLYVRRWKHKRLKDNEKGAWLKQPPTPEQAENYRPIDIPDPQLKAMQGRIGDLLGRVKAPEFLFSPVKGRSYVENAAHHKEAKAFWLLDVADYFPSCSANNVARFFHRELECSPDVTAVLVHVATLGGCLPQGSPCSPILAYYSNSHIWLAVEKLVKARGCKLSLYADDITISGDIVPKALIWEIKKIVIGNGLRLKASKEVSLINAPADITGVIVKDGATHLPNRQLKRLAELKQERARTTNPKLQQRIDNQIAGRLSQRKQVENPKT, via the coding sequence ATGCCGAAGACGCAACCTGAAGAGGGTTACCAACTCAAGGACAGCCCGTTTTTCCGCCTCAGAAGCCGGAAGCAACTGGCCAAGATTCTCAGAGTGTCCGCCGACACGTTGGACGAGATCAGCCACCGCAATGACCTCTACGTCCGCCGCTGGAAGCACAAGAGGCTAAAGGATAATGAAAAAGGCGCGTGGCTGAAGCAGCCTCCAACGCCGGAACAGGCTGAGAACTACCGCCCTATCGACATTCCCGACCCGCAGCTCAAAGCGATGCAAGGCCGAATTGGTGATCTTCTGGGGCGTGTCAAAGCCCCAGAGTTCCTTTTCAGCCCGGTAAAAGGCCGCTCATACGTCGAAAACGCAGCGCACCACAAAGAGGCCAAGGCGTTCTGGCTACTGGACGTCGCGGACTACTTCCCAAGTTGTTCAGCCAACAACGTCGCCCGATTTTTCCATCGGGAGCTTGAATGCTCTCCGGACGTAACCGCCGTTTTGGTTCACGTCGCAACTCTGGGAGGATGCCTGCCTCAAGGCTCGCCATGTAGCCCGATCCTAGCTTACTACAGCAACAGCCATATTTGGCTTGCCGTCGAAAAACTGGTGAAGGCGAGAGGGTGCAAACTAAGTCTCTATGCTGACGACATAACGATTTCCGGCGACATCGTGCCCAAAGCGCTAATCTGGGAGATCAAAAAGATCGTCATTGGCAACGGGCTACGGCTCAAGGCGTCGAAGGAAGTCAGCTTGATAAACGCTCCTGCTGATATCACAGGAGTCATTGTAAAGGATGGGGCTACACACCTTCCTAATCGCCAACTGAAGCGACTTGCCGAGCTAAAGCAAGAGCGCGCTAGGACGACGAACCCAAAGCTCCAGCAGCGGATCGACAATCAAATCGCGGGGCGCCTTTCTCAGCGAAAACAAGTTGAAAACCCGAAGACTTGA